The sequence ATTTAGTTTATAGTATGTAATATGTAGTTCATATATGACTTATCGGGTATTGGGTTATGAAGAAAATCAAGAACCAGAAGACATAGACATAAAGCAAGTATCCACCTATAAGCGTATTGGCTAATTGGTGCTTTGGTAATTGGTGAATTGGTCAATTATACCCTGTCGTTTTTTGCTTTAAACTCGTGGGGAGATTGTTCAATTAAATTAAAATCATATAATATTTTTTGAACAATTCTTTCTGAAGCTTTTCCGTCTCCGTAAGGATTGACGTGTTTAGACATTTTATTATAAATATCTCTATTATCTAATAGAGTCTTAATTTCACTATATACTCTTTCTTTATTAGTTCCAATCAATTTGACTACGCCTGCTTCGACTGCTTCCGGCCTTTCTGTTTCATCTCGTAAAACCAATACCGGTTTTCCCAAAGAAGGAGCTTCTTCTTGTATTCCGCCCGAGTCAGTCAGAATCATATATGACTTAGACATCAAGTTAACCATATCATCATAGTCTAAAGGTTCTAAGAGCAAAATATTTTCTTTGTGGTGCAAAATTTCCCGAACATTTTTTCTTATTTCAGGATTTTTATGCAAGGGGAAAATAAAGGTTATATCAGGATATTCATCGATTATTTTATTTATTGCCTGACAAGTTTCTCTTAATGGTTTTCCCCAGTTTTCCCTCCTATGCATAGTGACCAAAATTGTTCTTTGCTCTATTATTTTGCTATTTTTTAATAAAGGTTCTCTAAATTCATGGCTTTCTTTGACCATCATTAATAGAGAGTCTATCACGGTATTTCCACAGATAAAAATATTTTCCCTTTTTACTCCTTCATGCAGTAAATTTTCACAGGATTTTTTAGTAGGAGCGAAGTGAAGATCAGTTAGTACGCTAGTTAGATGCCGATTTACTTCCTCAGGAAAAGGATAATATTTATGGTGAGTTCTAAGCCCCGCCTCTACGTGACAAATTTTTATTTTTTGATAAAAAGCAGCTAATGCCCCCGCAAAGGTAGTCGTCGTATCACCCTGTACCAGAATCATAGACGGTTTTTCTTTTTTTAATATTTTTTCAATACCCGAAAGGCTATTATTGGTAATGGTTGATAAAGATTGGCCTTTTTTCATAATATTCAAATCATAATCAGATTGGATTTGAAAGATCTCTAACATTTGGTCGAGCATTTCTCTATGTTGAGCAGTAACAATGATTTTACACTCGAGAAGATGGGAGTATTTTTTTATTTGTGAAACTACAGGAAGAAACTTAATGGTTTCGGGGCGCGTTCCGAAAATTAGAATAATTTTTATTTTATTCATAATGAACCTCAACTACCCCTGCTTCTTTCAGTATCTCTCGAGCCAAATCATCGGGGTATTGTTCTTTATAAACAATTTTCTTTATACCAGAATTTATAATCATCTTGGCGCAGGTCACGCAAGGTTGGGTGGTACAATATAATACACTCCCTTTTATACTTATACCATGGAGTGCAGCCTGTACAATAGCATTTTGTTCTGCATGTAATCCCCTGCACAATTCCTGTCTTTCTCCGGAAGCTACTTTTTTTATTTCTCTTAAGCATCCTATTTCCAAACAATGAGACAGCCCCCTGGGTGCACCATTATACCCGGTGGTCAGTATCCGTTTATCTTGAACGATTACTGCTCCTACTTTTCTCCTTAAACAAGTAGAGCGCTTGGAAACCAACTCGGTTATTTCCATAAAATACTTATCCCAGGTCGGACGAGTCATGAATTAAAACCTCCTTTAATAAATTATTATATCTCATATATGGTAAACTTTTGTGCCAGGCACTAAAGTTTACCATATACTGAATGCTTATTTATTTGGTTCCGAATAAACGATCCCCGGCATCTCCTAATCCCGGTATGATGTATCCATGTGAATTTAATCTTCTATCTACAGATGCAGCATATATTTTGACATCAGGATGGTATTTATGTATCCTATCTATACCTTCTGATGCAGCAATCAAACACATAAACTTGATATCTACTGTACCACATTTCTTGATATAGTCTATACAAGCAACGGCTGTACCTCCAGTAGCCAGCATGGGATCGACCATGATAACCTTCCTATCTTTAATATCAGACGGCAGTTTTGCATAATATTCTACGGGCATTAAAGTTTCGGGATCACGATATATTCCAATATGTCCTACTTTTGCCGGAGGAATAAGTTTCAATATTCCATCAACCATACCTAAACCTGCTCTTAAAATTGTCACAATGGCTATATTTTTTCCTGATATTACTTTGCTTTTAGTCTTGCCAAGAGGAGTTTCAATTTCAATTTCCTCTAATTCTATTTCTCTGGTTGCCTCATAGGCCATTAAATTAGATAATTCATCTACTAACTCTCTGAATTCTTTCATCTGGGTGTTTTTATCTCTAATCAAGGTAATTTTGTGTTGTATTAAAGGGTGGTCTAAGACGATTAATTCTGACAATGCTCTCTCCTCCTAATGGGTCGTTTTAAGTACCAAGCTCTATTCCACTCGATACTTGATACTCGATATTTTATACTGTTTTTATTTAAAACTATTCTCTTCCTCTTGTTTTATTTTGTTCAAACGGTTAATATGTCTTTTTTCCTGACTAAATTGAGTATCTAACCACAGTTTTACAATTGCTTTAGCTAATCCCGAACCAATAACTCTTCCTCCCAAAACTAAAATATTCGCATCGTTATGTTCTCGGGAATAGCGGGCAGTAAATTCGTTATAACAAAGTGCCGCCCTAATACCTTTAACTTTATTTGCCACAATAGACATGCCAATTCCACTGCCGCAAATCAAGATTCCTCGGTCACAACTTCCGCTTTTTACTTCTTTGGCTGCTTTAAATCCAATATCCGGATAATCTATAGATTTTTCGTTTTCGCAGCCAAAATCAATATATTCCACCTTTAGCTGCTTTAAATATTCTTTGATGTCTTCTTTTAATTGATAACCTCCGTGATCACTGCCCAAAGCCACTTTCATTCTATATTTCACCGCCGTCATTTATTTATTTTCTTCGAGAATCTTCTTTAAACTCTCTTCTAAGTTTTCTTTCAGCTGTTTAGCTATCATCCGATAAAATTCTATGGGCTGCCCGAGAGGGTCAGTTATTTCATTATTTCCATCAACTTTGTGCTTATTTTTAATTTTACCAGTCTGGGCAAATTCTTTAAGCAAGTAAATTTTATCTTGAGCAAAAGAATATTTTGTTTTAATATAATCTTTATGGGAATCAGACATCACTAAAATTAGATCTGCTTTTTCAATAAGATCTTCTTGTAATTGTTGGGCTGTGTGATGCGAAATATCAATTCCTTGCTCTGCCATAACCTTTATCGCTTCATTCGTTGCATGCATACCTGAAAGAGCATAAATTCCAGCCGATATAACCTTAAATTTTTTATTGTCTTCTATCCTCTCTCTTAACAGTTTTTTAAATAATCCTTCTGCCATAGCACTTCGGCAGGTATTACCGGTACAGACAAATAAAATCGTTTTGATCATTCTATTAAAACTCCATAGATTCGTATCTAATATAGCGTTTAGCGTGTAGTAATAATTATGTTATCCTGTATCGATCATCGATTATCGAGCAAAGATTTCGTGTTTTTTTTGTTTTTTAGCTTAGACTCTTTTTTATTCTAAATTCTGACTACCGTATTCTAAATTTTTTACTATATACTATGATGTTAGATACTAATATCATTTTCTGTAAGCAATTACTACTCTCTCTATCCCCAAATAATCTTTGATCATTTCTATATTTTGATAGGCATGTTCCTCTTTAATCATTAATTCCTCAACTATTTTCGACTGGTTCATACCCACTTCCAAGGCAAGAAAGCCTTCCTTTTTTAAATATTGAGGACTATTGCTTATTATTTTACGATAATAATCTAAACCGTCAATTCCTCCGAATAAAGCGGTTTTAGGTTCATTATTTTTTATCTCGGGAGGCAATAATTCAAAATCGTAAGAACTAATATAAGGGGGATTGGAAATAATTCCATCTAAGCTGTTTTTTTTTATTCTTCCTAAAAACGGCTGAAATAAGTCTCCCTGCAGAAAAATTATTTTATCTCTACAGGCCTGTTTTTGGGCATTTTTCAAGGCTGTCCGTAAAGATATTTTTGACACATCAGTTGCATAAATAATAATATTGTTAATAAATTTAGCCAGGCTTATAGCAATTACCCCTGTACCGGTTCCTAAATCTGCCACCACCGGGTGGTTAGAACATTTAACATTTTTTAATTTCTTAATTACTTCTTCTACTAAAATTTCTGTTTCGGGTCGTGGAATCAAAACTCCTTTTTCTACTAAAAAGTCTATTCCCATAAATTCTTGATGTTTAGTGATATATTGGAGAGGAATTTTTTTAATCCTTTTTTGAACTTTTTTCTCTAATTGCATGCTTTCTGTATTTTTCAACACTTTATCAAAATCTAAATATATCTCACTCCTGCTCATCCTCAAAGAATAGCATAATAAAATTTCCGCTTCTTCTTTTGAATTGATTACTCCATTATTTTTAAATATTTGCTCAATATTTTTTAAGGACTGGCTAACAGTTTGAAATCTAAACTTATTTTCCGGCATGGCATTAAATTTCACTAATCGTTTTTAATTGTTTGGAAAGGTTGGCCACTAAATCGTTTAAATTTCCCTCCAATACTTCTTCCAAATTATGTAAATTCAAACCAATACGATGATCGGTGATTCTATTTTGAGGAAAATTATAAGTTCTAATTCTTTCACTTCTATCTCCCGTTCCGACCTGGCTTTTTCTCTTAATAGAAAGCTCTTTTTGCTTTTCTCTTTCTGCCATATCAAAAAGCCTTGCTCTTAATATTTTTAAAGCTTTATCTTTATTCTTGTGTTGCGATTTCTCGTCCTGACAGGTAACCACCATTCCAGTGGGAATATGAGTAATTCTTATCGCTGAATCTGTAGTGTTGACGCTTTGCCCTCCTGGTCCGGTAGAGCGGAAACGGTCAATTTTTAAATCATTCGGACTAATTTCCAATTCAACCTCTTCCGCTTCGGGAAGTATAGCTACCGTAACTGTTGAAGTATGTATCCTTCCGCTTGACTCGGTTACCGGAACACGTTGAACCCGATGTACTCCACTCTCGTATCTTAACTTTCCATAGGTGCCTTTTCCGGTTATACTGAATATGATCTCTTTAAATCCTCCTATCCCTGTAGGATTAGAATTCATCACTTCACTTCTCCATCCGTTATTTTCAGCAAAACGAGAATACATTCTAAAAAGATCACCTACAAAAAGTGCCGCCTCGTCACCTCCCGCGCCGGCTCGAATTTCCACGATGCAATTTTTTTTATCGTGAGGATCTTTGGGAAACATTATTTCATGTAATTCTAACTCCAGGTTAGATTTC comes from Candidatus Atribacteria bacterium and encodes:
- the prmC gene encoding peptide chain release factor N(5)-glutamine methyltransferase, with amino-acid sequence MPENKFRFQTVSQSLKNIEQIFKNNGVINSKEEAEILLCYSLRMSRSEIYLDFDKVLKNTESMQLEKKVQKRIKKIPLQYITKHQEFMGIDFLVEKGVLIPRPETEILVEEVIKKLKNVKCSNHPVVADLGTGTGVIAISLAKFINNIIIYATDVSKISLRTALKNAQKQACRDKIIFLQGDLFQPFLGRIKKNSLDGIISNPPYISSYDFELLPPEIKNNEPKTALFGGIDGLDYYRKIISNSPQYLKKEGFLALEVGMNQSKIVEELMIKEEHAYQNIEMIKDYLGIERVVIAYRK
- a CDS encoding uracil phosphoribosyltransferase; translated protein: MSELIVLDHPLIQHKITLIRDKNTQMKEFRELVDELSNLMAYEATREIELEEIEIETPLGKTKSKVISGKNIAIVTILRAGLGMVDGILKLIPPAKVGHIGIYRDPETLMPVEYYAKLPSDIKDRKVIMVDPMLATGGTAVACIDYIKKCGTVDIKFMCLIAASEGIDRIHKYHPDVKIYAASVDRRLNSHGYIIPGLGDAGDRLFGTK
- a CDS encoding cytidine deaminase encodes the protein MTRPTWDKYFMEITELVSKRSTCLRRKVGAVIVQDKRILTTGYNGAPRGLSHCLEIGCLREIKKVASGERQELCRGLHAEQNAIVQAALHGISIKGSVLYCTTQPCVTCAKMIINSGIKKIVYKEQYPDDLAREILKEAGVVEVHYE
- a CDS encoding peptide chain release factor 1, producing the protein MIKKLEELEKRYEELNKALSDPNIIAHQSKFQEYAKIHADISKTVVKYKQYKETIKEIEENSKYYLEEKDEEFKKLIAEELSHLKEKKSNLELELHEIMFPKDPHDKKNCIVEIRAGAGGDEAALFVGDLFRMYSRFAENNGWRSEVMNSNPTGIGGFKEIIFSITGKGTYGKLRYESGVHRVQRVPVTESSGRIHTSTVTVAILPEAEEVELEISPNDLKIDRFRSTGPGGQSVNTTDSAIRITHIPTGMVVTCQDEKSQHKNKDKALKILRARLFDMAEREKQKELSIKRKSQVGTGDRSERIRTYNFPQNRITDHRIGLNLHNLEEVLEGNLNDLVANLSKQLKTISEI
- a CDS encoding low molecular weight protein arginine phosphatase, coding for MKTILFVCTGNTCRSAMAEGLFKKLLRERIEDNKKFKVISAGIYALSGMHATNEAIKVMAEQGIDISHHTAQQLQEDLIEKADLILVMSDSHKDYIKTKYSFAQDKIYLLKEFAQTGKIKNKHKVDGNNEITDPLGQPIEFYRMIAKQLKENLEESLKKILEENK
- a CDS encoding UDP-N-acetylglucosamine 2-epimerase (non-hydrolyzing) produces the protein MNKIKIILIFGTRPETIKFLPVVSQIKKYSHLLECKIIVTAQHREMLDQMLEIFQIQSDYDLNIMKKGQSLSTITNNSLSGIEKILKKEKPSMILVQGDTTTTFAGALAAFYQKIKICHVEAGLRTHHKYYPFPEEVNRHLTSVLTDLHFAPTKKSCENLLHEGVKRENIFICGNTVIDSLLMMVKESHEFREPLLKNSKIIEQRTILVTMHRRENWGKPLRETCQAINKIIDEYPDITFIFPLHKNPEIRKNVREILHHKENILLLEPLDYDDMVNLMSKSYMILTDSGGIQEEAPSLGKPVLVLRDETERPEAVEAGVVKLIGTNKERVYSEIKTLLDNRDIYNKMSKHVNPYGDGKASERIVQKILYDFNLIEQSPHEFKAKNDRV
- the rpiB gene encoding ribose 5-phosphate isomerase B; translated protein: MKVALGSDHGGYQLKEDIKEYLKQLKVEYIDFGCENEKSIDYPDIGFKAAKEVKSGSCDRGILICGSGIGMSIVANKVKGIRAALCYNEFTARYSREHNDANILVLGGRVIGSGLAKAIVKLWLDTQFSQEKRHINRLNKIKQEEENSFK